From a single Streptomyces sp. NBC_01264 genomic region:
- a CDS encoding FAD-dependent oxidoreductase: MEDTADVRVPVLVVGGSLVGLSTSLFLSRHGIRHLVVEKHAGTSDHPRGRGINARTMELFRVAGAEGAIRQAASALENNMGILQTQSLLGGDHKWLVKAIDPAGALSKFSPSAWCVCSQNNIEPILAAQSRAQGADVRFSTELMSFDQDETGVNALVKDRETGEHITVRADFVIAADGPRSPVREQLRIPQTGSGELFHNVSVTFRSRRLVEVLGDLRFIVCYLMKPGADGALLPVDNDTQWVFHLPWHPDQGETLEDFTEERCREQIRAAIGVPDLDVEIGGKAPWHAAERIAEQYSSGRVFLAGDAAHEMSPTGAFGSNTGIQDAHNLAWKIAAVLNGSAGTGLLETYGAERHPVAVATAQRASARSAEHSHPGYAPPPTMGGGPGSGVLTTAMAYAYPSGAFVGASPDRPVIPEGMRMKGDPGTRAPHMWLTRADGERVSTLDLYETAFVLLCGAGSPWQAAAERVAERLSVKLDAYAIGSAGAPGTDLVQEEGADWSEVHAMSPEGAVLVRPDGFVAWRSQGPAADAQAALSEALSTVLRRA, from the coding sequence ATGGAAGACACGGCAGATGTTCGCGTACCGGTTCTCGTCGTGGGCGGCTCCCTCGTGGGTCTGTCCACCTCGCTGTTCCTGAGCCGCCACGGCATCAGGCACCTGGTAGTGGAGAAGCACGCCGGCACCTCCGACCACCCGCGCGGGCGCGGTATCAACGCCCGGACCATGGAGCTGTTCCGGGTCGCCGGGGCGGAGGGCGCCATCCGGCAGGCGGCGTCCGCCCTGGAGAACAACATGGGCATCCTGCAGACGCAGTCCCTGCTCGGCGGCGACCACAAATGGCTGGTCAAGGCCATCGACCCGGCCGGGGCACTCAGCAAGTTCAGCCCGAGCGCCTGGTGCGTGTGCAGCCAGAACAACATCGAGCCGATCCTCGCCGCGCAGAGCCGCGCGCAGGGTGCCGACGTGCGGTTCTCGACCGAGCTGATGAGCTTCGACCAGGACGAGACCGGGGTGAACGCGCTGGTCAAGGACCGGGAGACCGGGGAGCACATCACCGTGCGCGCCGACTTCGTGATCGCGGCGGACGGCCCGCGCAGTCCCGTGCGCGAGCAACTGCGCATCCCCCAGACGGGCAGCGGCGAGCTGTTCCACAACGTCAGCGTCACCTTCCGCTCGCGGCGGCTCGTCGAGGTCCTGGGCGACCTGCGGTTCATCGTCTGCTATCTGATGAAGCCCGGTGCGGACGGGGCGCTGCTGCCGGTGGACAACGACACCCAGTGGGTCTTCCACCTCCCGTGGCACCCGGACCAGGGGGAAACCCTGGAGGACTTCACCGAGGAGCGGTGCAGGGAGCAGATCCGGGCCGCGATCGGCGTGCCGGACCTGGACGTGGAGATCGGCGGAAAGGCCCCCTGGCACGCGGCGGAACGGATCGCCGAGCAGTACTCCTCCGGTCGGGTGTTCCTGGCCGGCGACGCGGCCCACGAGATGTCCCCCACCGGCGCGTTCGGCTCGAACACCGGTATCCAGGACGCGCACAACCTGGCCTGGAAGATCGCGGCGGTCCTGAACGGATCGGCGGGCACGGGCCTGCTGGAGACCTACGGCGCGGAGCGCCACCCGGTGGCCGTGGCGACCGCCCAGCGCGCCTCCGCCCGTTCGGCGGAGCACAGCCACCCGGGGTACGCGCCGCCGCCCACGATGGGCGGCGGACCGGGCAGCGGGGTCCTGACGACGGCGATGGCCTACGCCTACCCGAGCGGCGCCTTCGTCGGCGCCTCACCGGACCGGCCCGTCATCCCGGAGGGGATGCGCATGAAGGGCGATCCCGGCACGCGGGCCCCGCACATGTGGCTGACCCGGGCCGACGGCGAGCGGGTCTCCACGCTGGACCTGTACGAGACCGCGTTCGTGCTGCTCTGCGGCGCGGGCTCCCCGTGGCAGGCGGCGGCCGAACGGGTGGCCGAGCGGCTGTCGGTGAAGCTGGACGCCTACGCCATCGGGTCCGCCGGCGCTCCCGGCACGGATCTGGTGCAGGAGGAGGGCGCCGACTGGAGCGAGGTGCACGCCATGTCCCCGGAGGGCGCCGTACTGGTGCGACCCGACGGGTTCGTCGCGTGGCGCTCGCAGGGTCCGGCGGCCGATGCCCAGGCCGCGCTGTCCGAGGCGCTGTCCACGGTGCTGCGCCGGGCCTGA
- a CDS encoding acyl-CoA carboxylase epsilon subunit yields MLKDAPIAPMVPMTSLIRVEKGVAAPEELAAIAVVVACFARRNSAGAGTAPARAARRPAPAHHGSGCWAGCWACG; encoded by the coding sequence ATGCTGAAGGACGCTCCGATAGCCCCGATGGTCCCGATGACCAGCCTGATCCGTGTGGAGAAGGGCGTGGCCGCTCCCGAGGAACTCGCCGCGATCGCGGTGGTCGTCGCCTGCTTCGCCCGCCGCAACTCCGCCGGAGCGGGGACGGCCCCCGCCCGGGCCGCCCGCCGCCCGGCCCCCGCGCACCACGGCTCCGGCTGCTGGGCGGGCTGCTGGGCCTGCGGCTGA
- a CDS encoding DUF6204 family protein — MSTRTFRITVRGSFDGLTEEQRAALLADAAGHDMLTAEFTPEGHLTYDVAARPFFTFRFLAEGEAEEDILDATAHAELAAETWLTEHGYGFKRMSSQAQDLTLAPLSKRQRQAAARGDS; from the coding sequence ATGAGCACCCGTACTTTCCGCATCACCGTCCGCGGGTCCTTCGACGGCCTCACCGAGGAGCAGCGTGCCGCGCTCCTCGCGGACGCCGCCGGGCACGACATGCTGACGGCCGAGTTCACTCCCGAGGGGCACCTCACGTACGACGTGGCGGCCCGGCCCTTCTTCACCTTCCGGTTCCTGGCGGAGGGCGAGGCCGAGGAGGACATCCTGGACGCGACCGCCCACGCCGAGCTCGCGGCCGAGACCTGGCTGACGGAGCACGGGTACGGCTTCAAGCGCATGAGCTCGCAGGCCCAGGACCTCACGCTGGCCCCCTTGAGCAAGCGGCAGCGGCAGGCGGCCGCGCGGGGGGACTCCTGA